From the Blastocatellia bacterium genome, one window contains:
- a CDS encoding thioredoxin family protein, which translates to MKKFSSKLFSYFFCQTILILSLLFTAFSLPVLAQVQQSQHSEAELVSEVESIQPGQPFWVALRLKAEEHWHTYWQNPGDSGLATSIKWELPTGFSADPILWPYPERIDVPPLTSFGYDGEVFLLVKITPPSTISGSNVKLVGNSKWLICKELCLPAGAKVELSLPVKNEPPKLNTKWSQAFADTRTKHPITSNEWQFSAATNKDEILIKVVPPVNFKDEITKLAFFPLEGEVIQNAGSQNLQKTGNDYTLTIKRAPEITEVPKELKGVLVSSTSWKTGGKEKAVSINVAVAGDIAVLGNISSTDSSSNNMTTVTNNPNKLSSIWLAVVFSFVGGLILNLMPCVLPVLSIKVLGFVKQAEEDKSKTWQHGVVFTLGVLISFWVLGGSLMLLRAGGEKLGWGFQLQSPVFLVCLATLFFLFGLNLFGVFEVGTSLMGVGQGAMGKSGFFGSFASGVLATLVATPCTAPFMGSALGFAITQPIWASMLIFSAVGIGMAFPYVLLASIPSLLKFVPKPGLWMETFKQFMGFLLMATVVWLIRVLGLQAGVDVVVTLLLAFVVMGVGVWVLGRWGNLMNANRTRRIAQAVMLILVASSLTFAISTAKNEAVSPQQSQGLPSPDGIAWQAFSPKLIDDLRAQGKPIFLDFTAAWCLSCKVNEKVTFSSQAVKDEIVKQGIIPVKADWTSRDENITQMLEKFGRSGVPLYVLYNPKEKDPVILPEVITPDIVLTEFKKLSTEKSAITTTSNVASN; encoded by the coding sequence ATGAAAAAATTCAGTTCTAAATTGTTTAGTTATTTTTTTTGTCAAACCATATTAATCTTAAGCCTACTTTTTACAGCTTTTTCTCTACCAGTTTTAGCACAAGTACAACAATCTCAGCATTCTGAAGCTGAATTAGTGTCAGAAGTAGAATCCATTCAACCAGGACAACCTTTTTGGGTAGCTCTACGCTTAAAAGCTGAAGAGCATTGGCATACTTACTGGCAAAACCCTGGCGATTCAGGGTTAGCAACTTCAATTAAATGGGAACTACCAACAGGTTTTTCAGCAGATCCTATTCTATGGCCCTATCCAGAAAGAATAGATGTCCCACCTCTTACAAGTTTTGGTTATGATGGGGAAGTTTTTTTACTTGTAAAAATTACCCCTCCTTCAACCATCTCTGGAAGTAATGTTAAATTAGTTGGCAATTCTAAATGGTTGATTTGTAAAGAATTATGCTTACCTGCTGGAGCAAAAGTAGAATTAAGCTTACCTGTCAAAAATGAACCCCCAAAACTAAATACTAAATGGTCACAAGCCTTTGCTGATACTCGAACTAAACACCCAATAACTTCTAATGAATGGCAGTTTAGCGCGGCTACTAACAAAGATGAAATCTTAATTAAAGTTGTTCCACCAGTAAATTTTAAGGATGAAATAACTAAGTTAGCATTTTTTCCACTTGAAGGAGAGGTAATTCAAAACGCTGGAAGTCAAAATTTACAAAAAACAGGTAATGACTATACCTTAACCATTAAACGCGCACCAGAAATTACAGAAGTTCCTAAAGAATTAAAAGGGGTACTGGTTTCTTCTACTTCTTGGAAAACAGGTGGTAAGGAAAAAGCTGTATCTATTAATGTTGCAGTTGCAGGAGATATTGCTGTACTAGGTAATATTAGTAGCACTGATAGCAGTAGCAATAATATGACTACTGTTACAAATAATCCAAATAAGCTTTCTAGTATTTGGTTAGCAGTTGTATTTTCATTTGTAGGTGGATTAATCCTTAATCTAATGCCTTGTGTCTTACCAGTTTTATCAATCAAAGTTTTAGGTTTTGTTAAACAAGCTGAAGAAGATAAAAGTAAAACTTGGCAACATGGAGTTGTTTTTACTCTAGGTGTATTAATTTCTTTTTGGGTATTAGGTGGATCCTTGATGTTGCTACGTGCTGGAGGTGAAAAATTAGGATGGGGTTTTCAACTTCAATCACCAGTATTTTTAGTTTGTTTAGCAACATTATTTTTCCTTTTTGGACTTAACCTTTTTGGAGTTTTTGAAGTTGGCACATCTTTAATGGGTGTTGGTCAAGGTGCTATGGGAAAATCTGGTTTTTTTGGCTCTTTTGCTAGCGGAGTTTTAGCTACTTTAGTTGCTACACCTTGCACCGCGCCTTTTATGGGTTCTGCCTTAGGTTTTGCTATAACTCAACCTATTTGGGCTTCTATGTTGATTTTCTCTGCGGTTGGAATAGGGATGGCTTTTCCTTATGTTCTCCTTGCTTCTATCCCTTCGCTTCTAAAATTCGTTCCCAAACCAGGTCTTTGGATGGAAACATTTAAACAATTTATGGGCTTTTTACTCATGGCTACAGTAGTTTGGTTAATTCGGGTTTTAGGTCTTCAAGCGGGTGTAGATGTAGTTGTTACATTACTACTTGCTTTTGTAGTAATGGGTGTAGGTGTTTGGGTTTTAGGACGTTGGGGAAACTTAATGAATGCTAATCGAACTCGTCGGATTGCTCAAGCTGTTATGCTTATTTTAGTTGCTAGTAGTCTAACTTTTGCTATTTCTACTGCAAAAAATGAAGCCGTTAGCCCTCAACAAAGCCAAGGTCTTCCTAGCCCTGATGGCATTGCCTGGCAAGCTTTCTCTCCTAAATTAATTGATGATTTACGCGCTCAAGGTAAACCAATATTTTTAGATTTTACTGCTGCATGGTGTTTAAGCTGTAAAGTTAATGAAAAAGTTACCTTTAGTAGCCAAGCAGTAAAAGACGAGATTGTTAAACAAGGAATTATTCCTGTAAAAGCTGATTGGACTTCTAGAGATGAAAATATTACTCAAATGTTAGAAAAATTTGGTCGTAGTGGAGTTCCTTTATATGTGCTGTACAATCCAAAGGAAAAAGACCCAGTTATTTTGCCTGAAGTAATTACTCCAGACATTGTGCTAACAGAATTTAAGAAACTATCAACAGAAAAATCTGCAATTACTACTACTAGCAATGTTGCTAGTAACTAA
- a CDS encoding transcription elongation factor GreA: MPADVKKKLEEELKVLETELKIELPRELQKAAALGDLRENAEYKAARDRQEYLQARVGALRKRLSELALINIDALPKDRAAYGSTLTLLDQDKDEEVTYRLVTAEESDLTKGYISTTSPIGKSLMGKREGDEIEVKTPQGVRHFEVLKLRTIHDE; the protein is encoded by the coding sequence ATGCCAGCAGATGTTAAAAAGAAATTAGAAGAAGAGTTAAAAGTATTAGAAACAGAACTAAAAATAGAACTACCCAGGGAATTACAAAAAGCTGCGGCTTTGGGTGATTTACGGGAAAATGCTGAATATAAAGCAGCTAGAGATAGACAAGAATATCTGCAAGCGCGTGTAGGAGCTTTACGTAAGCGGTTATCAGAGTTAGCCTTAATTAACATTGATGCTTTACCTAAAGATCGTGCTGCATATGGTTCTACTTTAACATTATTAGACCAAGATAAAGATGAAGAAGTAACTTATCGTTTAGTCACTGCTGAAGAATCTGACTTAACTAAAGGATATATTTCTACTACTTCACCAATAGGTAAAAGCTTAATGGGAAAACGTGAAGGAGATGAGATAGAAGTAAAAACTCCTCAAGGAGTGCGCCATTTTGAAGTGTTAAAATTACGTACAATACATGATGAGTAG
- the pilO gene encoding type 4a pilus biogenesis protein PilO: MSTEKNNKSTGVIAGIILALFIIWGSYEISNMYYFLPAQEELVKQQLKLDELKNSNDENEKIKANADQLEKSLTEAEEQFKSLKSLVPSEAELPNIQIKLSEQAKARALDFKFFSQSSKTSKIGSLNEVPFQVEILGDYDGIGRYIEDFARFERLLKVNSVVMKLETTNGTPTGKMYATIYASAYLTQDKIDKKDQTK, from the coding sequence ATGTCTACAGAAAAAAATAATAAATCTACAGGTGTTATTGCAGGTATTATTTTAGCTTTATTTATTATTTGGGGTAGTTATGAAATATCAAATATGTACTACTTTTTACCTGCACAAGAAGAATTAGTAAAACAACAATTAAAACTTGATGAACTAAAAAATAGCAATGATGAAAATGAAAAAATTAAAGCAAACGCTGATCAACTAGAAAAATCTTTAACTGAAGCAGAAGAACAATTTAAGTCTCTAAAATCCCTAGTTCCTTCAGAAGCAGAGCTTCCCAATATACAAATAAAATTATCAGAACAAGCTAAAGCCCGAGCCTTAGACTTTAAGTTTTTTTCTCAAAGCAGTAAAACTAGCAAAATTGGCTCATTAAATGAAGTGCCTTTTCAAGTAGAAATTTTAGGTGATTATGATGGTATTGGACGCTATATTGAAGACTTTGCACGTTTTGAACGGCTGTTAAAAGTTAATTCTGTAGTGATGAAACTAGAAACAACAAATGGCACACCAACAGGAAAAATGTATGCCACAATTTATGCTTCCGCATATCTTACTCAAGATAAAATAGATAAAAAAGATCAAACTAAATAA
- a CDS encoding ferredoxin family protein, whose product MGVFVIASPCIDTKDTACVEACPVDCIHPRKDEPEFEKYRMLFINPDECIDCGACEPACPPQAIFREDDLPKNEEKYLKINADWYKEPDSIPDELKL is encoded by the coding sequence ATGGGAGTTTTTGTTATTGCTTCGCCATGCATTGATACCAAAGATACAGCATGTGTAGAAGCCTGTCCGGTTGATTGTATTCATCCTCGCAAGGATGAACCAGAGTTTGAAAAATATCGAATGCTTTTTATTAATCCAGATGAATGTATTGATTGTGGGGCTTGCGAGCCTGCTTGTCCTCCACAAGCTATCTTTCGTGAAGATGATTTACCAAAAAACGAAGAAAAATACTTAAAAATCAATGCGGATTGGTATAAAGAACCTGATTCGATACCTGATGAATTAAAATTATAG